The Carnobacterium divergens genome includes a window with the following:
- the pdxK gene encoding pyridoxine/pyridoxal/pyridoxamine kinase — protein sequence MTVIPKTLTIAGSDSSGGAGIQADLKTFEEYSTYGLSALTTIVTMDPDNDWHHNVFPIDVAIVKEQLKTNLAGGKIDAMKTGMLGTVPIIDLVAETIKTHQLKNIVIDPVMVCKGEDEVLNPDSADALRDQLIPLATITTPNLFEAGVLSGLGKLTNLEDMKKAAEKIHALGAKNVVIKGGKALAGDKAIDLFYDGSEFTVLETEKITPAHNHGAGCTFAAAITAGLANGLSVKDAVLKAKDFVSEAIRSGFDFNEYVGPVFHGGYRLTKQDKI from the coding sequence ATGACAGTTATCCCAAAAACATTAACAATTGCCGGTAGTGATTCAAGTGGTGGCGCTGGTATCCAAGCCGATTTAAAAACATTTGAAGAATATAGCACCTATGGTTTGTCTGCTCTAACAACCATTGTTACCATGGATCCTGACAACGATTGGCATCACAATGTCTTTCCAATTGACGTTGCTATCGTGAAGGAACAGCTAAAAACAAATTTAGCAGGTGGAAAAATCGATGCAATGAAAACAGGAATGCTTGGAACGGTTCCTATTATTGACTTAGTTGCTGAAACGATTAAAACACATCAGTTAAAAAATATCGTGATTGATCCAGTAATGGTTTGTAAAGGTGAGGATGAGGTCTTAAATCCAGATAGTGCCGATGCATTAAGAGATCAGTTAATTCCCTTAGCAACTATCACTACACCTAATTTATTTGAAGCAGGTGTTTTATCTGGTTTAGGTAAATTAACCAATCTAGAGGACATGAAAAAAGCTGCTGAAAAAATCCATGCACTGGGTGCGAAAAACGTGGTGATTAAAGGCGGAAAAGCCTTAGCTGGTGATAAAGCCATCGACCTTTTTTATGACGGTTCTGAATTTACTGTGTTAGAAACAGAAAAAATCACCCCGGCCCATAACCATGGAGCGGGTTGTACGTTTGCAGCTGCAATTACTGCTGGACTAGCAAACGGTCTTTCTGTTAAAGACGCTGTTTTAAAAGCAAAAGACTTTGTTTCAGAAGCAATCCGTAGTGGCTTTGATTTCAATGAGTATGTTGGCCCTGTTTTCCATGGTGGCTATCGTTTAACAAAACAAGATAAAATTTAA
- a CDS encoding uracil-DNA glycosylase, translating into MKELIHNEWQEVLKDEFEAPYYQQLRQFLKKEYQEQVIFPEMNHIWEAFEWTPYDKVKVVILGQDPYHGPNQAHGLSFSVQPTIKTPPSLVNIYKELQSDLGIPPVNHGYLKSWADQGVLLLNTVLTVRNGQANSHRGQGWETLTDAVIKKLNDRATPIVFILWGKPSISKLKLIDTTRHAVITAPHPSPLSAYRGFFGSKPFSKTNEALIKFGETPINWQLPETV; encoded by the coding sequence ATGAAAGAACTTATTCATAATGAGTGGCAAGAGGTGTTAAAAGATGAATTTGAAGCGCCTTATTATCAACAATTAAGACAATTTTTAAAAAAAGAATATCAAGAACAAGTTATTTTTCCAGAGATGAACCACATTTGGGAGGCTTTTGAATGGACGCCTTATGATAAAGTCAAAGTAGTGATTTTAGGACAAGATCCTTATCATGGACCTAACCAAGCTCATGGATTAAGCTTTTCAGTTCAACCAACAATCAAAACGCCCCCTTCTTTGGTAAATATATACAAAGAGTTGCAATCGGATCTAGGGATTCCTCCTGTGAATCACGGGTATTTAAAATCATGGGCTGATCAAGGCGTCTTGTTATTAAATACAGTTCTAACAGTTCGAAATGGACAAGCAAATTCTCATCGTGGTCAAGGGTGGGAAACATTGACAGATGCTGTGATTAAAAAATTAAATGACCGAGCAACGCCGATTGTGTTTATTTTATGGGGAAAACCATCTATTTCTAAACTAAAATTAATCGATACAACAAGGCACGCAGTCATAACAGCGCCACATCCAAGTCCATTATCGGCTTACAGAGGATTTTTTGGTTCAAAACCTTTCTCAAAAACGAACGAAGCATTAATAAAATTTGGCGAAACCCCAATCAATTGGCAGCTACCAGAAACTGTGTAA
- a CDS encoding Cof-type HAD-IIB family hydrolase → MIELIASDMDGTLLNEKMVISKTNAEAIAEAERRGIRFMVSTGRGYTEAHPLLAEVGISCPMITLNGAQVYDEFGQIIDNIGIDKATVHAILKTLKEHNIYAEMVTSKGIYSESKVKRIESVASLLVNLNPDTTYKMGVVLAAARLELMNINYVDDYQELVNDESIEVLKLIAFSDDGQRTLQPIKEQLESLGTLAITSSFINNIEINHKNAQKGIALKRTAKKLGIPLENVMAIGDNFNDVSMLDVAGVSFAMENAEEDVKKHAKHLTSNNNENGVAEAIMRSINENL, encoded by the coding sequence ATGATAGAACTTATTGCATCAGATATGGACGGAACTTTGTTAAATGAAAAAATGGTTATTTCAAAAACCAACGCTGAAGCGATTGCTGAAGCAGAACGTCGTGGCATTCGTTTTATGGTCTCAACTGGGCGTGGCTATACTGAAGCTCATCCTTTACTGGCTGAAGTAGGAATTAGTTGTCCGATGATTACACTTAACGGCGCGCAAGTTTACGATGAATTTGGTCAAATTATTGACAATATCGGAATTGATAAAGCAACAGTCCATGCTATTTTAAAAACATTAAAAGAACACAATATCTATGCCGAAATGGTCACTTCAAAAGGAATCTATTCAGAAAGTAAAGTTAAACGGATTGAATCTGTGGCTTCTTTACTAGTCAATTTAAATCCTGATACCACTTATAAAATGGGCGTTGTTCTCGCTGCTGCTCGTTTAGAACTAATGAATATTAACTATGTTGATGATTATCAAGAACTTGTAAATGATGAGTCAATTGAAGTTTTAAAATTAATCGCCTTTAGCGATGATGGTCAACGTACCTTGCAACCAATCAAAGAGCAACTTGAAAGCTTAGGGACATTAGCGATTACATCTTCATTTATCAACAATATCGAAATCAATCATAAAAACGCTCAAAAAGGCATTGCTTTAAAACGAACCGCTAAAAAATTAGGGATTCCATTAGAAAACGTGATGGCAATTGGCGATAATTTTAACGATGTCTCCATGCTAGATGTTGCGGGTGTTAGCTTTGCGATGGAAAATGCGGAAGAAGACGTTAAAAAACATGCGAAACACCTGACTTCTAATAACAATGAAAATGGTGTCGCTGAAGCCATTATGCGCAGTATCAATGAAAACTTATAA
- a CDS encoding amino acid ABC transporter substrate-binding protein/permease, protein MKQHRKHLFLLSITLLLGVLFNFAAPQKAAAETTKKYIIGTDVTFAPFEFQDKKGDFVGIDMDLLKAIGKDQGFEVEIKPLGFNAAVQALETDQVDGVIAGMSITDERKQKFDFSDPYFESGVVMAVADTNDTIKGYDDLKGKTVAVKTGTQGAEFAQSIKDKYGFKVTTFDDSSNMYEDVKAGNSDAAFEDYPVMAYAITQNVPLKLVTDKEKGGQYGFAVNKGKNQELLKMFNDGLTNLKNNGEYEKIQNRYLGEADKKVEKTSTLALAKENAGQLMAGLGKTLLITLISIAIASVLGILFGLLSVTPSKILRGIAMIYVDIMRGVPMIVFAFFVYFTIPQMLGIKMPATLAAIIILSLNAGAYIAELVRGGINAVDNGQLEAARSLGLPYGKSMSKIILPQAVKIMIPSFINQFVITLKDTSILSIIGLVELTQTGKIIIARTYDSNMWFIIGLMYIIVITFLTKVSNRLERRINNG, encoded by the coding sequence ATGAAACAACATAGAAAACACTTATTTCTATTATCTATCACACTACTATTAGGTGTGCTATTTAACTTTGCAGCCCCACAAAAAGCAGCTGCTGAAACAACTAAAAAATACATTATCGGGACGGACGTAACCTTTGCCCCCTTTGAATTCCAAGATAAAAAAGGTGATTTTGTAGGAATTGACATGGATTTGTTAAAAGCCATTGGAAAAGATCAAGGTTTTGAGGTTGAAATCAAACCCCTTGGCTTCAATGCTGCAGTTCAAGCTCTTGAAACGGATCAAGTGGACGGTGTTATTGCAGGAATGAGCATTACCGATGAGCGTAAACAAAAATTCGACTTCTCAGACCCTTACTTTGAAAGTGGCGTCGTAATGGCGGTCGCAGATACAAACGATACCATAAAAGGCTACGACGACTTAAAAGGCAAAACAGTAGCTGTTAAAACAGGAACTCAAGGCGCTGAATTTGCTCAATCGATTAAAGATAAATATGGTTTTAAAGTGACGACCTTTGATGATTCTTCTAATATGTACGAAGACGTTAAAGCTGGAAATTCTGATGCTGCTTTTGAAGATTATCCAGTAATGGCTTATGCGATTACTCAAAATGTCCCTTTAAAATTAGTAACAGATAAAGAAAAAGGCGGCCAATATGGCTTTGCTGTTAATAAAGGCAAAAATCAAGAATTATTAAAAATGTTCAATGATGGCTTAACGAATCTTAAAAACAATGGCGAGTATGAAAAAATTCAAAATCGTTATTTAGGCGAAGCTGATAAGAAAGTTGAAAAAACAAGCACGTTAGCGTTAGCAAAAGAAAATGCGGGTCAATTAATGGCTGGACTTGGTAAAACATTGTTGATTACCTTGATTTCAATTGCGATTGCTTCTGTGTTAGGCATTCTTTTTGGCTTACTAAGTGTGACACCAAGTAAAATTTTACGTGGGATTGCAATGATCTATGTCGATATCATGCGTGGCGTACCGATGATTGTATTTGCATTCTTCGTCTACTTTACCATCCCACAAATGCTAGGAATCAAAATGCCTGCTACGTTAGCTGCGATTATTATTTTAAGCTTAAATGCCGGTGCTTACATTGCCGAACTTGTTCGTGGTGGTATCAATGCAGTTGACAATGGTCAATTAGAGGCTGCTAGAAGTCTCGGATTGCCTTATGGAAAATCAATGAGTAAAATTATCTTGCCTCAAGCCGTTAAAATTATGATCCCTTCATTTATCAATCAATTTGTGATTACACTAAAAGATACATCAATTTTATCCATTATCGGATTAGTAGAATTAACACAAACCGGTAAAATCATTATCGCTAGAACCTACGATTCAAATATGTGGTTTATCATTGGCTTAATGTATATTATCGTGATTACGTTCCTAACAAAAGTATCCAATCGTCTTGAAAGGAGAATCAACAATGGTTAA
- a CDS encoding GNAT family N-acetyltransferase, with protein MIRKATKADAAAIAPMIMVILEDMELDVFKTLSREQVIELLIAGIQTEDYRYSYNHGHVWEKNGEIAGIVFGYPGAIEPLIDAPLTEIIQEKGFDTSIQLFTEPETVPNEWYLDSIVTKESFRGQGVGTELLAALPDFALEDGQKVIGLNCDQQNPQAQKLYERMGFKKNGEVTISGHLYNHMQKEITEK; from the coding sequence ATGATTAGAAAAGCAACAAAAGCAGATGCAGCAGCAATTGCGCCGATGATTATGGTGATTCTAGAAGATATGGAATTAGATGTTTTTAAAACTTTGTCAAGAGAACAGGTGATTGAATTATTGATTGCCGGTATTCAAACGGAAGATTATCGTTACAGCTACAATCATGGCCATGTGTGGGAAAAGAACGGTGAGATAGCTGGGATTGTTTTTGGTTATCCAGGAGCAATTGAACCGCTAATTGATGCACCATTAACAGAAATTATTCAAGAAAAAGGGTTTGATACATCGATTCAACTATTTACAGAACCAGAAACAGTTCCAAATGAATGGTACCTTGATTCAATTGTTACAAAAGAATCTTTCCGTGGGCAAGGAGTTGGAACAGAGTTGTTAGCAGCTCTTCCAGATTTTGCTTTAGAAGACGGTCAAAAAGTAATTGGTTTAAATTGCGATCAACAAAACCCGCAAGCACAAAAATTGTATGAGCGAATGGGCTTCAAAAAGAACGGTGAAGTGACGATCAGTGGGCACTTGTACAACCATATGCAAAAAGAAATAACTGAAAAATAA
- a CDS encoding GNAT family N-acetyltransferase has protein sequence MKKEKIDIVIREAIPDDAKEVLRFLEGVATETGFLSYGAEGLAISEEDEKYFIENILNSENNLLLVAILGEQIIGTASVKAEAKPKMKHIGEIGISISKDFWGFGLGTMLMEELIIWAEESKVIRRLELTVQDRNQRAIHLYEKMGFEQEGLLKRGVYDDGEYLDVQLMSKMIDA, from the coding sequence ATGAAAAAAGAAAAAATCGATATTGTAATCAGAGAAGCGATTCCAGATGATGCAAAAGAGGTGTTGCGCTTTTTAGAAGGTGTTGCGACAGAAACAGGCTTTCTTTCTTATGGTGCAGAGGGGTTAGCGATATCTGAAGAAGATGAAAAATATTTTATTGAAAACATTTTGAATTCTGAAAACAATTTATTGTTAGTAGCCATACTAGGTGAGCAAATAATCGGAACGGCAAGCGTTAAAGCGGAAGCAAAACCTAAAATGAAACATATAGGAGAAATTGGCATCTCAATTTCTAAGGATTTTTGGGGCTTTGGGCTAGGCACGATGCTGATGGAAGAACTCATTATTTGGGCGGAAGAATCAAAGGTCATCAGACGCTTAGAATTGACGGTACAAGACCGAAATCAACGAGCTATTCATCTCTATGAGAAAATGGGCTTTGAGCAAGAGGGGCTATTAAAACGTGGTGTCTATGATGATGGGGAATATTTAGATGTTCAACTAATGAGCAAAATGATTGATGCCTAA
- the pta gene encoding phosphate acetyltransferase yields the protein MELFDSLKFKIVRKKIRVVFPEGTEPRIIGAAVRLASEELVSPVLIGSVEAVSEAAKKRGFNVDNIEIIDPANYAEIDAMVASLVERRKGKVSEEQARELLKDENYFGTMLTYMGLTDGLVSGAVHSTGDTVRPALQIIKTKPGVSRTSGAFIMLRGRDNEKYLFSDCAINVNPNAQELAEIAVESAKTAALFDIDPKVAMLSFSTKGSANAPEAKKVEEATKIAQELAPDVLIDGELQFDAAYIASVGQQKAPDSKVAGQATVFVFPELQSGNIGYKIAQRFGNFEAIGPILQGLNKPVSDLSRGCNEEDVYKLSIITAAQSLMN from the coding sequence GTGGAGTTATTTGATAGTCTAAAGTTTAAAATTGTAAGAAAAAAAATTCGTGTTGTATTTCCTGAAGGAACTGAGCCTCGTATTATTGGTGCTGCTGTTCGTTTAGCATCTGAAGAATTGGTTTCTCCTGTGTTGATTGGGAGTGTTGAAGCAGTTTCTGAAGCGGCTAAAAAACGTGGCTTTAACGTTGACAATATCGAAATCATCGATCCTGCAAATTATGCAGAAATTGACGCTATGGTAGCCTCATTAGTTGAACGTCGTAAAGGAAAAGTATCAGAAGAACAAGCTAGAGAATTATTAAAAGACGAAAATTACTTTGGAACAATGTTGACTTACATGGGCTTAACAGATGGTTTAGTAAGTGGTGCGGTTCATTCAACAGGAGATACAGTTCGTCCAGCATTGCAAATTATTAAAACAAAACCAGGCGTTTCTCGTACAAGTGGTGCATTCATCATGTTACGTGGCCGCGATAACGAAAAATATTTATTCTCAGATTGCGCAATCAATGTGAACCCAAATGCTCAAGAATTAGCTGAAATCGCTGTTGAAAGTGCAAAAACAGCCGCTTTATTCGATATCGATCCAAAGGTAGCAATGCTAAGCTTCTCAACAAAAGGATCAGCAAATGCTCCTGAAGCTAAAAAAGTAGAAGAAGCAACAAAAATTGCTCAAGAATTGGCTCCAGATGTTTTAATTGATGGAGAATTACAATTTGATGCAGCTTATATCGCTTCTGTAGGACAACAAAAAGCACCTGATTCAAAAGTAGCAGGTCAAGCAACTGTCTTTGTTTTCCCAGAATTACAATCAGGAAACATTGGCTACAAAATTGCACAACGTTTTGGAAACTTCGAAGCCATTGGTCCAATCTTGCAAGGTTTAAACAAACCAGTTTCAGATCTGTCTCGTGGATGTAACGAAGAAGATGTATACAAATTATCAATCATTACAGCTGCACAAAGCTTGATGAACTAA
- a CDS encoding LURP-one-related/scramblase family protein, which translates to MIHLYMKQQFVSMQERIIIKDESGKDCYLLIGKWGNVGDGLYLYKIDGTLVAEAKQTLLSILPKFDLYLADQKVGSLSKHYGLKMPFFKVSKLHWLVTGDFYNHHYQIKKGHQLIMTMEKSYLPTGDFYALSIEDPKDAPICLCIAAILDHLLLNRLPQKVRNRRISFQPY; encoded by the coding sequence ATGATTCATTTATATATGAAACAACAATTTGTATCCATGCAAGAGCGTATTATTATTAAAGACGAGTCTGGAAAAGATTGCTATCTACTCATTGGAAAATGGGGAAATGTTGGCGATGGTCTTTATCTATATAAAATTGACGGTACATTAGTTGCTGAAGCAAAACAAACCCTACTGTCAATTTTGCCTAAATTCGATTTGTATCTTGCAGATCAAAAAGTAGGAAGCTTATCTAAACATTACGGCTTAAAAATGCCTTTTTTTAAAGTAAGCAAGCTTCACTGGCTGGTGACTGGGGATTTTTACAATCATCATTACCAAATAAAAAAAGGACACCAGTTAATTATGACGATGGAAAAAAGTTATTTGCCTACTGGAGACTTTTACGCCCTATCCATTGAAGATCCTAAAGATGCTCCGATTTGCTTATGTATCGCAGCAATACTCGATCATTTATTGCTCAATCGACTTCCTCAAAAGGTTCGAAATCGCCGTATTTCTTTTCAACCGTATTAA
- the tsaE gene encoding tRNA (adenosine(37)-N6)-threonylcarbamoyltransferase complex ATPase subunit type 1 TsaE produces the protein MRTKHAENEAETKEIAKSLADFLEEGSVLLLEGNLGAGKTTFTKGIAEGLGIKEVIKSPTYTLIREYQSGRLPLYHMDVYRLEEVGGDELGLEEYFQGEGVSIVEWATFIPEDLPKEFLKIKLVPMGEAFSERDLVFEPVGAQYEQIVANYFEDK, from the coding sequence ATGCGTACAAAACATGCGGAAAATGAAGCAGAAACAAAGGAAATCGCTAAAAGCTTAGCGGATTTTTTAGAAGAAGGCAGTGTTCTTTTATTAGAAGGAAATCTTGGTGCTGGTAAAACAACGTTTACTAAAGGCATCGCAGAAGGTTTAGGTATTAAAGAAGTCATTAAAAGTCCAACGTATACCTTGATTCGAGAATACCAATCAGGTCGATTGCCACTTTATCATATGGACGTTTACCGTTTAGAAGAAGTGGGCGGAGATGAGTTAGGATTGGAAGAATATTTTCAAGGAGAAGGCGTGTCGATTGTTGAATGGGCGACCTTTATCCCAGAAGATTTGCCAAAGGAATTTTTAAAAATTAAATTGGTGCCGATGGGAGAAGCTTTTTCGGAACGAGATCTTGTTTTTGAACCAGTGGGAGCACAGTACGAACAAATAGTAGCGAATTATTTTGAAGATAAATGA
- a CDS encoding D-2-hydroxyacid dehydrogenase produces the protein MKLIAYNVREDERKYIEKWAKRNKIEVAMTDARITAETAFLAKGYEGICALQTSAYEAEMFQSIAQLGIHSFAIRSVGYDSVDIEAAKKNNVKVTNVPGYSPSAIAEFSVSQALQLIRRVPAFNQRMEEQDFRWSGLISKELKHMTVGVIGTGRIGQSAIDIYQGFGSKILAYDVYQNPDLKDRVTYVEEIAELFQQSDLITLHAPALESNFHMINEAAINQMKQGVYLVNTARGSLVDTNALLSGLNSGKVAGAALDTYENETAYFSHDWRGKTIEDTRLQELLDRSDVLLTPHIAFYTEKAVENMVDISLDSVKELVEIGKSRNEIY, from the coding sequence ATGAAGTTAATTGCGTATAATGTTCGAGAAGATGAAAGAAAATATATCGAAAAATGGGCAAAACGCAATAAAATCGAAGTAGCAATGACGGATGCAAGGATTACTGCAGAAACAGCTTTTCTAGCTAAAGGCTATGAGGGTATTTGTGCGTTACAAACGAGCGCTTATGAAGCAGAAATGTTCCAATCAATAGCTCAATTAGGTATTCACAGTTTTGCAATTCGTTCGGTTGGCTATGACAGTGTAGACATCGAAGCTGCTAAAAAAAATAACGTGAAAGTGACCAATGTACCAGGATACTCACCGAGTGCAATTGCGGAATTTTCAGTTAGCCAAGCATTGCAATTAATTCGTCGTGTCCCTGCATTTAATCAACGTATGGAAGAGCAAGATTTTCGTTGGAGTGGTTTAATTTCAAAGGAATTGAAGCATATGACAGTTGGCGTGATTGGCACTGGTCGAATTGGCCAGAGTGCAATTGATATTTATCAAGGATTTGGAAGCAAAATTTTAGCGTATGACGTGTATCAAAATCCTGATTTAAAGGATCGCGTTACTTATGTAGAAGAAATAGCAGAGCTTTTCCAACAATCTGATTTAATCACCTTACATGCACCAGCTCTAGAAAGTAATTTTCACATGATTAACGAAGCCGCAATCAATCAAATGAAACAGGGTGTTTATCTTGTTAATACTGCACGAGGCAGCTTAGTGGATACGAATGCTTTATTGTCAGGTTTAAATAGTGGGAAAGTGGCAGGAGCTGCTTTGGATACTTATGAAAATGAAACAGCTTATTTTTCTCATGATTGGCGTGGAAAAACAATAGAAGACACAAGATTACAAGAATTATTAGATCGTAGTGACGTACTGTTAACGCCACATATTGCTTTTTATACAGAAAAAGCAGTTGAAAATATGGTAGATATTTCTCTGGATAGTGTAAAAGAACTTGTTGAAATAGGAAAAAGCAGAAATGAAATTTATTAA
- a CDS encoding 3'-5' exonuclease, translating into MNFVALDFETANHERHSACSVALTVVRNSQIVDNYYTLIKPETPFFWRNVQVHGIHERDVANAPNFAKVWDDMKPCFKENKLIVAHNLPFDQGVLNGCLDYYEIERPHFQTLCTVQSSRRLLTELPNHKLNTVCDHFGINLENHHHALDDSNACATILLHLENNFGTEPLKKLVKHV; encoded by the coding sequence ATGAATTTTGTTGCACTGGATTTTGAAACAGCTAACCATGAACGACATAGTGCTTGTTCGGTAGCTTTAACAGTGGTTCGTAACAGTCAAATCGTTGACAACTATTACACACTGATTAAACCTGAGACTCCTTTTTTCTGGCGTAATGTCCAAGTTCACGGCATCCACGAACGGGATGTGGCAAATGCGCCAAACTTTGCAAAAGTTTGGGACGATATGAAGCCCTGTTTCAAAGAAAACAAATTGATTGTTGCTCATAATTTACCTTTTGATCAAGGAGTCTTGAATGGCTGTCTCGACTATTACGAAATTGAACGCCCGCATTTCCAAACACTATGTACCGTTCAATCAAGTCGTAGACTCTTAACGGAACTACCTAATCATAAGCTAAACACTGTCTGTGATCATTTTGGTATCAACTTAGAAAATCACCACCATGCATTAGATGACAGCAATGCTTGTGCGACTATTTTATTGCATTTAGAAAATAATTTTGGCACAGAACCTTTAAAAAAATTAGTAAAACACGTATAA
- a CDS encoding TetR family transcriptional regulator, with product MKDKKQKLIEAAIAIFTEKGLEQTKISDIVKHAGVAQGTFYLYFPSKLAIMPAIAEEVVKEILSVAKKEVNPQATFAEQLNQLVEVSFTLTKRYSEVIALTYAGLASSDYLTEWETIYDPYYEFVGAILEEAIQKKEMDVTLNPKQMAKLIIGLTESAAEQLYLYDTKPSQQLIEEQQQATAEFIQRALRITT from the coding sequence ATGAAAGATAAAAAACAAAAATTAATCGAAGCAGCGATTGCGATTTTTACGGAAAAAGGGTTAGAACAAACCAAAATCTCTGACATTGTTAAGCATGCAGGCGTTGCACAAGGAACTTTTTATTTATACTTCCCTTCAAAATTAGCGATTATGCCGGCCATTGCAGAAGAAGTAGTGAAAGAAATTTTGTCGGTAGCCAAAAAAGAAGTCAATCCACAAGCGACTTTTGCAGAACAACTCAATCAACTGGTTGAGGTTAGTTTTACTTTGACGAAGCGATACTCTGAAGTGATAGCTCTGACGTATGCGGGTTTAGCTTCAAGTGATTATTTAACAGAATGGGAAACCATCTATGATCCTTATTATGAATTTGTTGGGGCTATTTTAGAAGAAGCCATTCAAAAAAAAGAAATGGATGTCACGTTAAATCCTAAACAAATGGCTAAATTAATTATTGGATTAACAGAATCAGCAGCAGAACAACTTTATTTATATGATACTAAACCAAGTCAACAATTGATTGAAGAACAACAACAAGCAACTGCAGAATTTATTCAACGAGCGTTACGAATAACTACCTAA
- a CDS encoding 6-phospho-beta-glucosidase, with protein MTRDALKIVTIGGGSSYTPELIEGYIKRKDELPIKEIWLVDIEEGKEKLAIVGEMAKRMVKAAGLPWTVHLTLNRREALKDADYVSTQFRVGLLNARIKDERIPLSHGVLGQETNGAGGMFKAFRTIPVILDIIKDMEELCPDAWLVNFTNPAGMVTEAAIKHGGWKKTAGLCNVPIGHRKQAAEKLNLPEDELFFKFAGINHFHWHRVWDKTGKERTAELIDLIYGPQSETESHLKNIHNVPFHYEQIKDLGMLPCGYHRYYYIEDEMLAHSIEEFKKGETRAQVVKATEARLFELYKDPNLDYKPKELEERGGTHYSDAACELIASIQNDKRTDMVVSTANNGTITDLPYDCIVEVSGPVTSHGPEPYNWGAFPPAARGIIQMMKGMEETVIRAAIDGDYGAALHAFTVNPLVPGGAMAKTLLDELLVAHKEHLPQFAEKINEIEATQPETVAYVSHLMESN; from the coding sequence ATGACAAGAGATGCATTGAAGATTGTAACTATTGGTGGCGGTTCAAGTTATACACCAGAATTGATTGAAGGGTATATTAAACGTAAAGATGAATTACCCATTAAAGAAATTTGGCTTGTAGATATTGAAGAAGGCAAAGAAAAGCTTGCAATTGTTGGTGAGATGGCTAAACGGATGGTAAAAGCAGCGGGGCTTCCTTGGACCGTTCATTTAACATTAAACCGTCGTGAAGCTTTAAAAGATGCCGATTATGTTTCAACACAATTCCGTGTGGGGTTATTAAATGCTCGAATCAAAGATGAACGAATTCCTTTATCTCATGGTGTTTTAGGTCAAGAAACCAATGGCGCGGGTGGAATGTTCAAAGCCTTTAGAACGATTCCAGTGATTCTAGATATTATTAAAGATATGGAAGAATTATGTCCAGACGCATGGTTGGTAAACTTTACAAATCCAGCTGGAATGGTGACAGAAGCAGCAATTAAGCATGGTGGATGGAAAAAAACAGCTGGCTTATGTAATGTTCCGATTGGACATCGTAAACAAGCTGCTGAAAAATTAAATTTACCAGAAGATGAGTTGTTCTTTAAATTTGCAGGAATTAATCATTTCCATTGGCATCGTGTTTGGGATAAAACAGGAAAAGAACGGACAGCTGAATTGATTGATCTGATTTATGGACCGCAAAGTGAAACGGAAAGTCATTTAAAAAACATTCACAACGTGCCATTCCATTATGAACAAATTAAAGATTTAGGGATGTTGCCATGTGGCTATCATCGTTATTACTATATTGAAGACGAAATGTTAGCGCATTCAATTGAAGAATTTAAAAAGGGTGAGACAAGAGCACAAGTGGTCAAAGCAACAGAGGCTCGTTTATTTGAACTTTATAAAGATCCCAATTTAGATTATAAACCGAAAGAATTAGAAGAACGTGGGGGGACTCACTATAGTGATGCTGCTTGTGAACTGATTGCTTCGATTCAAAATGACAAACGTACAGATATGGTTGTTTCAACAGCTAATAATGGAACGATTACAGATTTACCATATGATTGTATTGTTGAAGTATCGGGACCCGTTACAAGTCACGGACCAGAGCCTTACAACTGGGGCGCGTTCCCACCAGCGGCAAGAGGCATTATTCAGATGATGAAAGGGATGGAAGAAACTGTTATTCGTGCCGCGATTGATGGCGATTATGGCGCAGCGTTACATGCCTTTACAGTGAATCCTTTAGTACCAGGTGGAGCGATGGCTAAAACATTATTGGATGAATTATTAGTTGCCCATAAGGAACATTTGCCACAATTTGCTGAAAAAATTAATGAAATTGAAGCAACACAACCTGAAACAGTAGCGTATGTTTCTCATCTAATGGAAAGTAATTAA